One Azospirillum sp. TSA2s genomic region harbors:
- a CDS encoding NYN domain-containing protein, whose translation MFYKEERLALFIDGANLYAAARSLGFDIDYKRLRDGFAGEGRLVRAFYYTALVEDQEYSPIRPLVDWLDYNGYTMVTKPTKEFTDASGRRKIKGNMDIELAIDVMEMADHVDHILLFSGDGDFRRLVEAVQRKGVRFSVVSTVRSQPPMVADELRRQADNFIELQELAPFIARTHHHREQAPSHHDQQGGPTMYDPDDRG comes from the coding sequence TTGTTTTACAAGGAAGAGCGTCTCGCTCTGTTCATAGACGGCGCCAACCTCTACGCCGCAGCGCGTTCGTTGGGCTTCGACATTGATTACAAAAGGTTGCGTGACGGGTTCGCCGGGGAAGGCCGGCTGGTTCGCGCCTTCTACTACACCGCGCTGGTCGAAGACCAGGAATACTCCCCGATTCGTCCGCTGGTCGACTGGCTCGACTACAACGGCTATACCATGGTCACCAAGCCGACCAAGGAATTCACCGACGCATCGGGCCGGCGCAAGATCAAGGGCAATATGGACATCGAGCTGGCCATCGACGTGATGGAGATGGCCGACCATGTCGATCACATCCTGCTCTTCTCCGGCGACGGTGACTTCCGCCGGCTGGTGGAGGCGGTACAGCGCAAGGGCGTGCGCTTCAGCGTCGTCAGCACCGTCCGCTCGCAGCCGCCGATGGTCGCCGACGAGCTGCGCCGTCAGGCCGACAACTTCATCGAACTCCAGGAACTGGCGCCCTTCATCGCCCGCACCCACCATCACCGCGAGCAGGCGCCGTCCCACCATGACCAACAGGGTGGGCCGACGATGTACGATCCCGACGACCGGGGCTGA